In the genome of Tropicibacter oceani, one region contains:
- a CDS encoding sarcosine oxidase subunit delta: MRIPCPICGTRDRREFYYQGAASLLDRPAPGAGGEVWHAYLHLRDNPAGRTRDLWYHEAGCGAWLVVERDTLTHEIFGAALVETSDAD, from the coding sequence ATGAGGATACCCTGTCCGATCTGCGGCACGCGTGACCGGCGCGAATTCTATTACCAGGGCGCGGCAAGCCTGCTGGACCGGCCTGCGCCGGGTGCCGGGGGCGAGGTTTGGCACGCCTACCTGCACCTGCGCGACAACCCGGCGGGGCGGACAAGGGATCTGTGGTATCACGAGGCGGGCTGCGGCGCTTGGCTGGTGGTCGAGCGCGATACCCTGACCCACGAGATTTTCGGCGCCGCATTGGTGGAGACAAGCGATGCGGATTGA
- a CDS encoding sarcosine oxidase subunit beta family protein: MRFSGLRVLKEGLTGNKGWSPHWRDPAPKAEYDIVIIGGGGHGLATAFYLAKEHGLTNVAVLEKGYLGGGNVGRNTTIVRANYGLPGNSEFYSHSLKLWEGMEDELNYNVMHSQRGIINLFHSDGARDAAARRGNAMVNQGDDAILLDRDGVRKLLPYLDHDNIRFPIYGGLYHPRGGTARHDAVAWGYARGADQRGVDLIQNCEVTGIDIEGGRVTGVQTSRGAIRAKKVGIVVAGRSGLVAGMAGMRLPIESHVLQAFVTEGLKPVIDHVVTFGMGHFYISQSDKGGLVFGGDLDFYASYAARGNLPMQEHVMEAAMTLMPIIGKARLLRSWGGIMDMSPDGSPIIDKTGIEGLYLNCGWCYGGFKAVPGSGFSFAHLIAQDRHHAPAARFRLDRFETGRGLMDEEGTGAQHNLH, encoded by the coding sequence ATGCGCTTCTCGGGTCTGCGGGTTCTGAAAGAAGGGTTGACCGGCAACAAGGGCTGGTCCCCGCACTGGCGCGATCCGGCCCCAAAGGCCGAATATGACATCGTCATCATTGGTGGCGGCGGTCACGGGCTGGCCACGGCCTTTTACCTGGCCAAGGAACATGGGCTGACCAATGTCGCGGTGCTGGAAAAGGGCTATCTGGGCGGCGGCAACGTCGGGCGCAACACCACCATCGTGCGCGCCAACTACGGGCTGCCCGGAAACTCGGAGTTCTATTCCCATTCGCTCAAGCTGTGGGAGGGGATGGAAGACGAGCTGAACTACAACGTCATGCATTCGCAGCGCGGGATCATCAACCTGTTCCATTCCGACGGTGCACGCGACGCGGCGGCGCGGCGCGGCAATGCCATGGTCAACCAGGGCGACGACGCCATCCTGCTGGACCGGGACGGCGTGCGCAAACTGCTGCCCTACCTTGACCATGACAACATCCGGTTTCCGATCTACGGCGGGCTGTACCATCCGCGCGGCGGCACGGCGCGGCATGATGCGGTGGCCTGGGGCTATGCGCGCGGCGCCGATCAGCGCGGCGTCGATCTGATCCAGAACTGCGAAGTCACCGGCATCGACATCGAAGGCGGGCGCGTCACCGGGGTGCAGACCTCGCGCGGGGCGATCCGGGCCAAGAAGGTCGGGATCGTGGTCGCCGGACGCTCTGGCCTTGTGGCGGGGATGGCGGGAATGCGGCTGCCGATCGAAAGCCACGTCCTTCAGGCCTTTGTCACCGAGGGGCTGAAACCGGTGATCGACCACGTGGTGACATTCGGAATGGGGCATTTCTATATCAGCCAGTCCGACAAGGGCGGGTTGGTCTTTGGCGGCGATCTGGATTTCTATGCCTCCTATGCCGCGCGTGGCAACCTGCCGATGCAGGAGCACGTGATGGAGGCGGCGATGACCTTGATGCCGATCATCGGCAAGGCGCGGCTGCTGCGCAGCTGGGGCGGGATCATGGATATGTCGCCCGATGGTTCACCCATCATCGACAAGACGGGGATTGAGGGGCTCTATCTCAATTGCGGCTGGTGTTACGGCGGGTTCAAGGCGGTGCCGGGGTCGGGCTTCAGCTTTGCGCATCTGATCGCGCAGGACCGCCATCACGCCCCTGCGGCGCGGTTCCGGCTGGACCGGTTCGAAACCGGGCGCGGGCTGATGGACGAAGAGGGCACCGGCGCGCAGCATAACCTGCACTAG
- a CDS encoding TadE/TadG family type IV pilus assembly protein, producing MFKQLLSRLNDFRRDQSGNVTIEAVIWLPLIMTVLAATFSLHDAFRYKSLNVKAAYTISDALSRETDPIDGDYLDGMVDLLAFLTRSNGPYSLRVTLVRYSDSGGYEVEWSQVRGGFEAMASSTLGGMTDSLPSMLNNERIIVVETQTEYQPPFEVPGLNTASLFYNYGFTRPRFAPKIVWSDA from the coding sequence ATGTTCAAGCAGCTTCTTTCCCGCCTGAATGACTTTCGCCGCGATCAATCCGGCAACGTCACAATCGAAGCCGTGATCTGGTTGCCCCTGATCATGACCGTGCTTGCCGCCACCTTTTCGCTGCACGATGCGTTCCGCTACAAAAGCCTGAACGTCAAGGCGGCCTACACGATCTCTGACGCCCTGTCGCGTGAAACCGATCCGATCGACGGCGACTATCTTGATGGCATGGTGGATTTGTTGGCATTCCTGACACGTTCGAACGGACCCTATTCGTTGCGTGTGACGCTGGTGCGGTACAGCGATAGCGGCGGCTATGAGGTCGAGTGGTCCCAGGTTCGCGGGGGGTTCGAGGCAATGGCCTCCAGCACACTGGGCGGAATGACCGACAGCCTGCCGAGCATGCTGAACAACGAACGGATCATCGTCGTCGAGACGCAGACAGAGTACCAACCTCCATTCGAAGTGCCGGGTCTGAACACGGCCAGCCTGTTCTACAACTATGGGTTCACCCGCCCGCGTTTCGCCCCCAAGATCGTCTGGAGCGATGCCTGA
- a CDS encoding TadE/TadG family type IV pilus assembly protein, with protein MMMNRLTSFARRFRKDEDGNATVEFAVYFTVFFLLLAAAVEVAYMNLRHAMLERGVDLATREIRLSTGDIPSYTDVRAMICEKAAILDDCEANLRLEMVQVQPRDFSAAPVDADCQNAAQDPHPVRNFVPGRDNDLMLMRACLKYKPMLPTTSLGKKLNKDDEGYAQMVVTSAFVQEPR; from the coding sequence ATGATGATGAACCGTCTAACAAGCTTTGCCCGACGCTTCCGCAAGGACGAGGACGGCAACGCCACTGTGGAATTCGCAGTCTACTTCACGGTCTTTTTCCTGCTGCTCGCAGCCGCCGTCGAGGTCGCCTACATGAACCTTCGTCATGCCATGCTGGAACGTGGTGTGGACCTGGCGACCCGGGAAATCCGGCTGAGCACGGGCGACATCCCCAGCTATACCGATGTGCGGGCGATGATCTGTGAAAAGGCCGCGATCCTGGACGACTGCGAGGCGAACCTGCGTCTTGAGATGGTTCAGGTCCAGCCGCGCGACTTTTCAGCGGCACCGGTCGATGCCGATTGCCAGAACGCTGCACAGGATCCGCACCCGGTACGCAACTTTGTGCCCGGCCGGGACAATGACCTGATGCTGATGCGCGCCTGCCTGAAGTACAAGCCGATGCTGCCGACCACGTCACTTGGCAAGAAACTCAACAAGGACGACGAAGGCTACGCCCAGATGGTCGTGACTTCCGCATTCGTCCAAGAACCGAGGTAA
- a CDS encoding Tad domain-containing protein, producing the protein MNIIDAFVTDEEGNVTIFSVFMVVLVLIITGASVDIMRFEATRTKMQSSMDRAVLAAADLDQKQDPVFVVNDYMNKTGLEGVVANVTVEEAANSRTVTASGTGVLNTIFLHMSGFDTLTAPAISAAEEKISNVEISMVLDISGSMRWNDRMTKMKPAAQAFVNKVMSDDTNGVTTLSVVPYAGHVNPGSILFDYFRGKRPKIKHENNGWGNGDQDAPGNSLCNNNAENADEGAADPSCGGGATATSSGGYFDPWTQAIDDMVFYFDTDGDGIYDIAHMIANFPENAPRDADMFFRGAVAYLFSQDGKLTHADQFLGASVKGGQQKANPTRYFQVKGDQNGAESDLGPTKHKGKLPGSTYSYNQVNFEYWEQFYESPNPPVSETTGEEPVADGADTQQNINMPGSCIEIYDDEFATTEMPKSDDYVPHFMYWEIDRETMDWGWCPSENEAVQYYSSDRQRLVDFIGGMRMHDGTGIQYGLKYGLALLDPNNRDEMGYLIEAGLVDPSFAGRPIDWNDPETEKYVVIMTDGQTTDQFRPTDPRAAINGEVELQKQSSGKSYTMSNTQTNVSDLMQQCNLAKERGVTVFTIAFETSNAAAADMLACASSPSHHFHVQGDEIADAFDAVARQINNLRLIQ; encoded by the coding sequence ATGAACATCATCGACGCCTTCGTCACCGACGAAGAAGGCAACGTAACGATTTTCTCGGTCTTCATGGTGGTGCTGGTTCTCATCATCACCGGGGCTTCGGTGGACATCATGCGTTTCGAAGCCACTCGGACCAAAATGCAAAGCTCCATGGACCGGGCGGTTCTGGCGGCGGCAGATTTGGATCAGAAACAGGACCCTGTCTTTGTGGTCAACGACTACATGAACAAGACGGGTCTGGAAGGCGTGGTCGCAAACGTGACCGTCGAAGAAGCCGCAAACTCTCGGACCGTCACCGCGTCGGGTACCGGCGTGCTGAACACAATCTTTTTGCACATGTCCGGATTTGACACGCTTACGGCTCCGGCAATCAGCGCAGCCGAGGAAAAGATCTCGAACGTGGAAATCTCGATGGTTCTCGATATTTCCGGCTCGATGCGCTGGAACGACCGGATGACCAAGATGAAACCGGCGGCCCAGGCCTTTGTGAACAAGGTCATGTCCGACGACACCAATGGTGTAACCACGCTCAGCGTCGTGCCCTATGCCGGCCATGTGAACCCCGGCAGCATCCTGTTCGACTACTTCCGTGGCAAGCGCCCGAAGATCAAGCACGAGAACAACGGCTGGGGCAACGGCGACCAGGACGCGCCCGGCAATTCGCTGTGCAACAACAACGCCGAAAACGCCGACGAAGGCGCGGCCGATCCGAGCTGTGGCGGCGGCGCGACCGCAACCTCGTCCGGCGGTTATTTCGACCCGTGGACTCAGGCGATCGACGATATGGTGTTCTACTTCGACACCGATGGTGACGGGATCTACGATATCGCCCACATGATCGCGAATTTTCCCGAAAACGCACCGCGCGATGCAGACATGTTCTTCCGCGGGGCTGTGGCCTATCTCTTTAGCCAGGACGGAAAGCTGACGCACGCCGATCAGTTCCTGGGTGCCTCTGTCAAAGGTGGCCAGCAGAAGGCAAACCCGACGCGGTATTTCCAGGTCAAGGGTGATCAGAACGGTGCGGAAAGCGATCTTGGCCCGACAAAGCACAAGGGCAAGCTTCCCGGCAGCACCTATTCGTACAACCAGGTGAACTTCGAGTACTGGGAGCAGTTCTACGAATCGCCGAACCCGCCTGTTTCAGAGACCACGGGCGAAGAACCCGTAGCGGACGGCGCGGACACGCAGCAGAACATCAACATGCCGGGTTCCTGCATCGAAATCTACGATGACGAATTCGCCACGACCGAGATGCCGAAGTCCGACGACTATGTTCCGCACTTCATGTACTGGGAGATCGACCGCGAAACGATGGACTGGGGCTGGTGCCCGAGCGAAAATGAAGCGGTGCAGTATTACTCCTCGGACCGTCAGCGCCTGGTGGACTTCATTGGTGGCATGCGTATGCATGACGGCACCGGTATCCAGTACGGTTTGAAATACGGCCTGGCACTGCTCGACCCGAACAACCGTGACGAAATGGGCTATCTGATCGAGGCCGGTCTCGTGGACCCCAGCTTTGCAGGCCGCCCGATCGACTGGAATGACCCGGAGACCGAGAAATACGTGGTCATCATGACCGACGGTCAGACCACCGATCAGTTCCGCCCGACCGATCCGCGTGCCGCGATCAACGGTGAGGTTGAACTGCAGAAGCAAAGTTCGGGCAAGTCCTACACCATGTCGAACACGCAAACCAATGTCAGCGACCTGATGCAACAGTGCAATCTGGCGAAGGAACGCGGTGTGACCGTATTCACCATCGCCTTCGAAACCAGCAATGCGGCGGCGGCAGACATGCTGGCCTGTGCTTCCTCGCCCAGCCACCATTTCCACGTCCAGGGCGATGAAATCGCAGATGCCTTTGACGCGGTTGCCCGCCAGATCAATAACCTGAGGCTGATCCAATGA
- a CDS encoding Glu/Leu/Phe/Val family dehydrogenase, whose amino-acid sequence MNGAPSNEPSFRQSVDLMYNRAVALMDLPPGLEEKIRVCNATYTVRFGVRLRGGIQTFVGYRSVHSEHMEPVKGGIRYALSVNQDEVEALAALMTYKCALVEAPFGGSKGGLCVDPRQYDEHEMEQITRRFAYELIKRDLIHPSQNVPAPDMGTGEREMAWIADQYTRMNTTDINARACVTGKPLNAGGIAGRVEATGRGVQYALREFFRHDDDKAAAGLTGTLDGKRIIVQGLGNVGYHAAKFLSEQDGARITAIIEHDGALCNDRGLNVEAVRDWIVRTGGVTGYPDAAYVADGAALLQAECDILIPAALEGVINLTNAHDIKAPLIIEAANGPITAGADDILRAKGTVIIPDMYANAGGVTVSYFEWVKNLSHIRFGRMQRRQEESRHQLVIDELERLSADTGIGWTLSPDFKQKYLRGADELELVRSGLDDTMRIAYQAMRAVWHGRDDVTDLRTAAFIVAIDRVAASYRAKGL is encoded by the coding sequence ATGAACGGAGCGCCATCGAACGAGCCAAGTTTCCGTCAGTCCGTCGATCTTATGTACAACCGCGCCGTGGCGCTGATGGACCTGCCGCCGGGCCTCGAGGAAAAGATCAGGGTCTGCAATGCCACCTACACGGTGCGCTTTGGGGTGCGGCTGCGCGGCGGCATCCAGACCTTTGTCGGCTACCGCTCGGTGCATTCCGAACACATGGAACCGGTCAAGGGCGGCATCCGCTATGCCCTGTCCGTCAACCAGGACGAGGTCGAGGCGCTGGCGGCGCTGATGACATACAAATGCGCCCTGGTCGAAGCGCCCTTTGGCGGATCCAAGGGCGGGCTATGTGTCGACCCGCGCCAATACGACGAACACGAGATGGAGCAGATCACCCGCCGCTTTGCCTATGAGCTGATCAAGCGCGACCTGATCCACCCGTCGCAGAACGTCCCGGCCCCTGACATGGGCACGGGAGAACGCGAGATGGCCTGGATCGCGGATCAATACACCCGGATGAACACCACTGATATCAACGCGCGCGCGTGCGTGACGGGAAAACCGCTGAATGCGGGGGGCATCGCCGGCCGGGTCGAGGCGACGGGCCGGGGCGTGCAATACGCCCTGCGCGAATTCTTTCGCCATGACGATGACAAGGCCGCCGCCGGGCTGACAGGCACGCTGGACGGCAAGCGGATCATCGTGCAGGGGCTGGGCAACGTCGGCTATCACGCCGCCAAGTTCCTGAGCGAGCAGGACGGCGCCAGGATCACCGCCATCATCGAACACGATGGCGCGCTGTGCAACGACCGGGGCCTTAACGTCGAGGCAGTGCGCGACTGGATCGTCAGGACCGGCGGCGTGACGGGCTATCCGGACGCCGCCTATGTCGCCGACGGTGCCGCGCTGCTTCAGGCCGAGTGCGATATCCTGATCCCCGCCGCGCTTGAGGGGGTCATCAACCTGACCAACGCGCATGACATCAAGGCGCCACTGATCATCGAGGCCGCGAACGGGCCGATCACCGCCGGGGCCGACGATATCCTTCGCGCCAAGGGCACGGTGATCATCCCTGACATGTACGCCAATGCCGGCGGCGTCACCGTGTCCTACTTTGAATGGGTCAAGAACCTGTCGCACATCCGCTTTGGCCGGATGCAGCGCCGACAGGAGGAGTCGCGCCACCAGCTGGTCATCGACGAGTTGGAGCGCCTGTCGGCCGACACCGGGATCGGCTGGACGCTGTCGCCCGACTTCAAGCAAAAGTACCTGCGCGGCGCCGACGAGCTTGAGTTGGTCCGCTCGGGGCTGGATGACACGATGCGCATTGCCTACCAGGCCATGCGCGCGGTCTGGCACGGGCGGGACGACGTGACTGACCTGCGCACCGCGGCCTTTATCGTGGCCATCGACCGCGTCGCGGCCAGCTATCGGGCCAAGGGGCTGTAA
- a CDS encoding TadE/TadG family type IV pilus assembly protein — MMCFVKKALRGFARDEAGSMVVPFALWTPVFLGLILSAVELGTVTVRQTALERALDDAVRDLRLDVASDVSHDALKSRICQGAAILPGCEDMLRLEMVSLDMRSWSAPPTHADCVDVSQEVNPVRGFYRGGEQAMMLLRACYKYQPITPAGTLSSSLAKDDAGYTAIVAATAFVHEPL, encoded by the coding sequence ATGATGTGTTTTGTAAAGAAGGCCCTGCGCGGCTTTGCCAGGGATGAAGCGGGCTCGATGGTGGTTCCCTTTGCCCTGTGGACCCCGGTTTTCCTTGGTCTGATCCTGTCGGCGGTCGAACTGGGCACCGTGACGGTCCGCCAGACGGCGCTGGAACGGGCACTGGACGACGCTGTGCGCGATCTGCGCCTGGACGTGGCCTCGGACGTGTCGCATGACGCGCTCAAGTCCCGGATCTGCCAGGGCGCCGCCATCCTGCCCGGCTGCGAAGACATGCTGCGCCTCGAGATGGTGTCGCTGGACATGCGGTCCTGGAGCGCACCGCCCACCCATGCCGACTGCGTCGATGTCAGCCAGGAGGTGAACCCGGTGCGCGGGTTCTACCGTGGCGGCGAACAGGCGATGATGCTTTTGCGCGCCTGCTACAAGTACCAGCCGATCACCCCGGCGGGCACGCTCAGTTCCAGCCTGGCCAAGGACGACGCCGGTTATACCGCCATCGTCGCCGCCACCGCCTTTGTTCACGAACCCCTGTAA
- a CDS encoding TadE/TadG family type IV pilus assembly protein, with amino-acid sequence MSLVKPTRLLSSTIARFRRDQEGYVTLEAIIVMPVLLWLFAACWVYFDAFRQQSVNQKANFVISDMLSRETNEIDDTYVDSAYELLRLLTQAEATGTALRLTLVEYNAKKADWEFLWSDTRGGQTALNNGDMGGYQNRLPSAMDGDQLIIVENWDDHNPVFKVGLNPFTITAYSFTRPRYAPQMVIAGLNGNNGWGNGDQDAPGGSLCNNNAENATSC; translated from the coding sequence ATGTCACTTGTAAAACCGACCCGTCTCCTGTCCTCGACCATCGCGCGCTTTCGCCGCGACCAGGAAGGATACGTGACGCTGGAAGCGATCATCGTGATGCCTGTGCTGCTGTGGCTTTTCGCGGCCTGCTGGGTCTATTTCGACGCCTTCCGCCAGCAATCCGTGAACCAGAAAGCGAACTTCGTGATCTCGGACATGCTGTCGCGTGAAACCAACGAGATCGACGACACCTATGTCGACAGCGCCTATGAACTGCTCAGACTGCTGACCCAGGCCGAGGCCACCGGCACCGCGCTGCGCCTGACCCTGGTGGAATACAACGCCAAGAAGGCCGATTGGGAGTTTCTCTGGTCCGACACGCGCGGCGGCCAGACCGCGCTGAACAACGGCGATATGGGGGGCTATCAGAACCGCCTGCCCAGCGCGATGGACGGCGATCAGCTGATCATCGTCGAAAACTGGGATGACCATAACCCGGTCTTCAAAGTGGGCCTGAACCCCTTTACCATCACCGCCTACAGTTTCACCCGCCCGCGCTATGCCCCCCAGATGGTGATCGCCGGACTGAACGGTAACAACGGCTGGGGCAATGGTGACCAGGACGCGCCGGGCGGATCGCTTTGCAACAACAACGCCGAGAACGCGACCAGCTGCTGA
- a CDS encoding methylated-DNA--[protein]-cysteine S-methyltransferase — protein MPERSLDTPIGRLTVTEDQGALTRLAWGGDADDDSPLLRRAEDQVLDFLAGRRQVFDLPLRVDASDFQRRVCDAMLAIPYGETRQYGDLSRALGVPAQAIGQACGGNPLPILIPCHRVLGARGLGGFSGGTGIETKVWLLRLEGAASLLI, from the coding sequence TTGCCCGAACGCAGCCTTGATACCCCGATCGGCCGCCTGACCGTCACCGAAGACCAGGGCGCCCTCACCCGTCTGGCATGGGGCGGCGACGCCGACGACGACAGCCCCCTGTTGCGCCGCGCCGAAGACCAGGTACTGGATTTCCTTGCCGGCAGGCGGCAGGTCTTTGATCTGCCGCTGCGGGTCGATGCCAGCGATTTCCAGCGCCGCGTCTGCGACGCCATGCTGGCCATTCCTTATGGCGAAACAAGGCAGTACGGCGATCTGTCCAGGGCGCTGGGGGTACCGGCCCAGGCCATCGGGCAGGCCTGCGGAGGCAACCCCCTGCCGATCCTGATCCCCTGCCACAGGGTTCTGGGGGCCAGGGGGCTGGGCGGGTTTTCCGGCGGCACCGGGATCGAGACCAAGGTTTGGCTGCTGCGCCTCGAAGGCGCGGCCTCCTTGTTGATCTGA
- a CDS encoding prephenate dehydratase, whose protein sequence is MSKLIAFQGELGAYSHEACANARPDMTPLPCKTFEDVIDAVRSDKAELAMLPVENTTYGRVADIHRLLPESGLRIVDEAFVRVHISLMALPGVQIEDLKVVRAHPVLLPQARDYLTRYGIRGEAAADSAGAAADIAATQDRTAGALASDLAAQTNGLHILARHIEDHAHNTTRFLIMGKKPDFSRRGDHGMMTTFVFQVRNIPAALYKAMGGFATNGVNMTKLESYMVGGSFTATQFYADIEGHPEDPGVKLALEELDYFTSMLDILGVYPRDPRRD, encoded by the coding sequence ATGAGCAAGCTTATCGCCTTTCAAGGAGAGCTGGGCGCCTATTCCCACGAGGCCTGCGCCAACGCCCGTCCGGACATGACGCCCTTGCCCTGCAAGACCTTCGAGGACGTGATCGACGCGGTGCGCAGCGACAAGGCCGAACTGGCGATGCTGCCGGTGGAAAACACCACCTACGGGCGCGTGGCCGACATTCACCGACTGTTGCCGGAAAGCGGGCTGCGCATCGTCGACGAGGCCTTTGTGCGGGTGCATATCAGCCTGATGGCCCTTCCAGGCGTGCAGATCGAAGACCTCAAGGTGGTGCGCGCCCATCCGGTGCTGCTGCCGCAGGCGCGCGATTACCTGACCCGCTATGGCATCCGCGGCGAGGCGGCGGCCGACAGCGCCGGCGCGGCGGCTGACATCGCCGCCACGCAGGATCGCACGGCGGGGGCGCTTGCCTCGGATCTGGCGGCGCAAACCAATGGCCTGCACATTCTTGCGCGCCACATCGAGGACCACGCCCACAACACCACGCGCTTTTTGATCATGGGCAAAAAGCCCGATTTCTCGCGCCGGGGCGATCATGGCATGATGACGACCTTTGTCTTTCAGGTCCGCAACATTCCCGCCGCGTTGTACAAGGCGATGGGGGGATTCGCCACCAATGGCGTCAACATGACCAAGCTGGAAAGCTACATGGTCGGCGGGTCCTTTACCGCAACGCAGTTCTACGCCGATATCGAAGGCCACCCCGAAGATCCGGGCGTCAAGCTGGCCCTGGAAGAGCTGGATTACTTTACCTCGATGCTGGACATCCTTGGGGTCTATCCGCGCGACCCGCGCCGGGACTGA
- a CDS encoding c-type cytochrome has protein sequence MLDTMTLTKIVGGVCGAFLIFLLGKWGAELLYHTGGGGHGDEVHAAYVIEVGGGEETGPVEEVDFATLMASADAAKGEKVFGKCRACHKIDGTDATGPHLNGVVGRAIGSVAGFGYSGALNAIGDVWSPEHLSTFLADPKGSASGTSMSFKGLPKAEDRANLIAYLDSLGG, from the coding sequence ATGCTGGATACGATGACTCTTACCAAGATCGTGGGCGGTGTCTGCGGCGCATTTTTGATCTTTCTGCTGGGCAAGTGGGGCGCTGAATTGCTGTACCACACCGGCGGCGGCGGTCATGGCGACGAAGTGCACGCGGCTTACGTGATCGAAGTTGGCGGCGGCGAGGAGACTGGTCCCGTCGAGGAAGTCGACTTTGCGACTCTCATGGCTTCGGCCGATGCGGCCAAGGGCGAAAAGGTGTTCGGCAAGTGCCGCGCCTGCCACAAGATCGACGGCACCGATGCAACCGGTCCCCACCTGAACGGTGTGGTGGGTCGCGCCATCGGCAGCGTCGCGGGCTTTGGCTATTCCGGCGCGCTGAACGCAATCGGCGATGTCTGGTCCCCCGAGCACCTGAGCACCTTCCTCGCGGACCCCAAGGGCTCCGCGTCCGGCACCTCGATGAGCTTCAAGGGCCTGCCCAAGGCAGAAGATCGCGCAAACCTGATTGCCTATCTCGACAGTCTCGGCGGCTGA